A single genomic interval of Aquificaceae bacterium harbors:
- a CDS encoding HAD family hydrolase, with protein sequence MRKGVIFDVDGVIVDVSQSYHYAIKHTAEYFLKKEVPIEEVRRIKFSKGINNDWLATFEVIKQYGGTADFEELVRVFNDLYRTLRDKERLILEREFFMRLREMGCSLGIVTGRPREDLLYLFEKHGLSDCFDFVVDEDTIENEELRKPHPYALHLCVEGLGIDRGVYVGDSLADWQMLKDYRKIYDKPLEYIHVGDNVALEGVRYIPKHGQTSLLQALIQILDLGTG encoded by the coding sequence ATGAGAAAGGGTGTAATTTTTGACGTGGATGGAGTCATAGTGGATGTAAGTCAATCGTATCACTATGCTATAAAGCACACTGCGGAGTATTTCCTCAAAAAAGAAGTTCCTATAGAGGAAGTAAGGAGGATAAAGTTCTCCAAAGGCATAAACAATGATTGGCTTGCAACCTTTGAAGTGATAAAGCAGTATGGAGGAACTGCGGATTTTGAGGAGCTTGTAAGGGTTTTCAATGACTTGTATAGGACTTTGAGAGATAAAGAAAGGTTAATACTTGAAAGGGAGTTTTTCATGAGACTTAGGGAGATGGGATGCTCTCTTGGTATAGTCACGGGAAGACCAAGAGAAGACCTTTTGTATCTTTTTGAAAAGCATGGACTTTCAGATTGCTTTGACTTTGTGGTAGATGAGGACACCATAGAAAATGAAGAGCTTAGAAAACCCCATCCTTACGCTTTACACCTATGTGTAGAAGGTCTTGGTATAGATAGGGGTGTTTATGTGGGTGATAGCCTTGCGGATTGGCAAATGCTAAAGGATTACAGAAAAATCTATGACAAGCCTCTTGAATACATTCATGTAGGCGATAATGTTGCATTAGAAGGTGTTAGGTATATACCAAAGCATGGACAAACATCACTTTTACAGGCTTTGATACAAATCTTAGATCTTGGCACTGGCTAA
- a CDS encoding LysR family transcriptional regulator, with protein sequence MIDISKLKTFVAVADLGSFSKASEILYITQPAVTQQIKALERIVGAKLFQRHGGRIVLTDEGKRIYEIAKSLLSNYENLMEEMAKIKKDFKDTLLLGISTTLSEYKIPELLVEFHRELPNISIRVLVDNSQHIEEGLSSGVLNIGVIEREPSEKFSSIKWFMDEIVFFTHPSHPFAKKGEIEPEELYGVDLIFREVSSGTRKVVKEELERLGIIFEKLNIRIEINCGRSILSMVKSGYGCSFLSKGLVEKAIEEGSVVPVRIKGFNAVRWYYIIYPEHEKLTFLASKFMKFLLSKASSELMAG encoded by the coding sequence ATGATAGACATTAGCAAGCTCAAGACCTTTGTGGCAGTTGCAGACCTTGGAAGTTTTTCAAAGGCTTCGGAGATACTATACATAACCCAGCCTGCGGTTACCCAGCAGATAAAAGCCCTTGAAAGGATAGTGGGTGCAAAGCTCTTTCAAAGACATGGTGGTAGGATAGTGCTAACAGATGAAGGGAAGAGAATATACGAAATTGCCAAGAGTCTCCTCTCTAACTACGAAAACCTCATGGAGGAAATGGCAAAGATAAAGAAGGACTTCAAAGATACACTCCTTTTGGGCATAAGCACCACCCTAAGTGAATACAAGATTCCAGAGCTCCTTGTGGAGTTTCACAGAGAGCTTCCTAACATCTCCATAAGGGTGCTTGTGGATAACTCGCAACACATAGAGGAGGGTCTATCATCCGGGGTGCTTAACATAGGAGTAATAGAGAGGGAGCCATCGGAAAAATTTAGCTCCATAAAGTGGTTCATGGATGAAATAGTCTTCTTTACTCATCCTTCCCATCCTTTTGCCAAGAAGGGAGAGATAGAACCTGAGGAGCTCTACGGGGTAGACCTCATCTTTAGAGAGGTTAGCTCTGGCACAAGAAAGGTGGTTAAGGAGGAGTTGGAAAGGCTTGGCATAATTTTTGAAAAGCTTAACATAAGAATAGAGATAAACTGCGGAAGGTCAATTCTAAGTATGGTAAAGAGTGGCTATGGCTGTAGTTTCCTCTCAAAGGGCTTAGTTGAAAAGGCAATAGAAGAGGGTAGTGTTGTTCCTGTGAGGATAAAAGGTTTTAACGCTGTAAGATGGTATTACATAATCTATCCAGAGCATGAAAAGCTTACCTTCTTGGCAAGCAAGTTTATGAAATTTTTACTTTCTAAGGCAAGCTCCGAACTAATGGCTGGATGA
- a CDS encoding low molecular weight phosphatase family protein, with protein sequence MKIAFISTKNAVRSIMAEAVARKLSKLALLSLEIYSAGVEPAKRVPEEVIALLKEKGYPTEKLYPKPVEKIPYDQVDVLITLSSEARDRCPYSERHMRREHWVLEEASSMTKEELSKLLEQLESLIKNLFKIS encoded by the coding sequence ATGAAGATAGCCTTTATATCCACAAAAAATGCAGTCAGGAGCATAATGGCAGAGGCGGTTGCAAGAAAGCTATCAAAGCTCGCCCTTTTGTCTTTGGAGATATACTCTGCAGGTGTAGAGCCTGCCAAAAGAGTGCCAGAAGAGGTTATAGCTCTCCTAAAGGAAAAGGGTTATCCCACAGAAAAGCTCTACCCCAAACCTGTAGAAAAAATACCCTACGACCAAGTGGATGTGCTTATAACCCTCTCATCAGAGGCAAGAGACAGGTGTCCCTATTCAGAAAGGCATATGAGAAGGGAGCACTGGGTTTTAGAAGAAGCATCAAGCATGACAAAAGAAGAGCTCTCAAAACTCTTAGAACAGTTGGAAAGTCTCATAAAAAACCTCTTTAAGATAAGCTAA